TTTGGCTGGCGATTGGGGCGAGCTTCCGGTGGACCACCACCGGGGCCACCACCCGACCGTGCCTTACCTCCCGTTCGCATCCGCCCACCCTGTTTCGGTGCGTCCTGCGGGCGCGGCTCGCTACTTCCACCATTCTCACCGTCCTTCTGCTCGTACTCTGGCCCGCCTTCGTGGCCGGTGTTGCGGTTTCGGCGCGTATTGAACCGCTTCCGGCGCATCCTGCCCGAGCCCCGCTCGCCACCAGCCTCGCCCTCGCCCGCCTCGTCGCCCTCCTTCGAGTCGGCGTGGCCGTTGCGGGTGTACCGCCGGCGACGATTGTTCGTCCTGCGCCGCTCCGAATGACCACCGGTCGCGCCCCCATGCGTGCGCGTCTTCCGGAAGCTCTCCACATCCGTGTCCTCCTCCTTCAGCACGATCACCTGACCCTCCGCCTCCAGGCGTTCCTTCATCCGTTTCAGCACCCGTACGACTTCCAGCCGGCGGGACGAAAGCAGGTTCCACTGGACACCGATGGCGCGCGGTTCCTTTCGCGGCGGGACCCGCACCACTCGCGTCGGCGTGACGATCAGATCGACGGTGAAATCGTACGGCTGGAACAGCTCATTCGGTAGCGTGTCATACAGCTGCTCGTCGGCCACCGTCGTCGCGATCACCGTCTTCGCTGTGATCGCACCGAGGCTCATCAGGATCGCAATCTCGAGATCGACGTAACCGTTGCCTTTGCCAATGCGCTGGCCAGTTTGCGAAACGGCCACACAACCCACCACAACCATGTCGAGTGGTTCCATTTGATCGATACCTAAAAAAGCAGATGAAGGGAACGAATGAgtcggtgggtgtgtgtgtgtgtgtgtgagagagattGTCACGAGGTGGGCACACAAATAGGTTAAAAGCTATCCCCATGTTCATCCAGCTCTCAGCTATCAGCGGTTGAACTGCAAACACCGTCTCAAGGGCGCGGTGTCTTATCAACATCCCTTAGCAGCGTTTCATCCCCTCCCCTCACACCTCCCGCAACACGCACCGAGCTCCTCGTATGTGTCCTCGCCGCCCAGCATCTTAACGATACGTTTCTGTTGCACCAGCgacacctcctcctcctctccGCCGCCGCCCTTCGGCATCTTGATCTTCGCGTACAGGTAGTCGGATTTTTGCGACGGTGCCACAAACAGCGTTTTGTTCGTCTTGAGCGCGATCAGCTTCACCGTCTCCTGTGCCATGTCGATGTTAACCTTAACGTTCTCTGGAAGATGTGGAGGGGAAATGTAACGTTTATAATTAACCTTGCGTCGCTTACTACGTCGGGAGGGAGGAGAGTCACTTACTGGCTTCCTTAAACTCGGGTGTTTCGGCCAACCGTTCGGCGGTTTGTTCCGCTTCCGGGAAGAACGGTATCTTTCTGTTGATGAAGTTGTTCGAGGGAAGACCCTGCGGGAAGAGGCGTATTCGCATGGCCGTCCACACTTCCTGCCGGTAGGAAGCCTTGCTGGGGGTTGTTGCTTCATTGCTTTCTGCACACCAGAGGAAGCGGAAACCGAAAAAGAgaaagtggagaaaaataGCCGATTAGTGTGCTGCTAAATGTAAGGACGTTTCTTGACGAGCGGAAAGGATCTGTTTCATTTCACTCCACCCTCTATAAAGTGAACTTTAGACACTTTAgactcttttcttttcacatcCGCCTAtgggggggttgaaaaatgaaacgttaacggtttttttattgcatttgcaGTTTCACGAGATCCGCTAACGCGGATTGCCAGTCAGCGAATTGCATTTTATAGATAAagaggtgcatttttttctgtgtgaACGGATGCGATAAATGCCGTAAAAAGATGCGGTGGTGAATGACTTCATGGTGAGTGAGCTATTTTATCATCATCTGAATCAGGGCCACCACGTGACAGCGTAAACAAACGCTCGCGTAAACAAAATAGCCCTTTCGCTGTAGTTATCGTGCTTTATTTCGCAGAGTGGTTAAAAAAGGTCATGCAGAGAATTTTCCGCAATTCGCCTtggcaaagaaagaaaccaCAATCGGCGCAATCTTGAATAACAAATGCGATTATTCATCATATGCCCTCCATGCTTGTTTTAAAGGAAGTTATGCTATAATATTTCCAATCGATGGCACGTCGTTTAGCTTCTAAAAAACTAGATGAAAAGGATATTCTCTGGAGGTTAAAAAAGCAATTAACTTGGTAAGAAAACAGATACGCAAAATTGCAATATAAAATgcaagaaaacaaacggaagGGTGAGATGATGAGCTAGGTTTGCATGGTTGATAGTTGAATTCCTTCCACCCTTTGCAGCAACCTTCCCCCAGCAACGTGTTGTGTCTTGAAGGCTGATGGAAGAATGGTTTATTGAGACGCCAGACGAAGGAACATATATTGATTGCAGATCCGGTGGTTGATGGAAGATCTCCGTTTTCCTTTGCGCCTTTGGTAGGTCCTGGATCGTTCTGCGGAACCTTTTGCTCAACCACACCCCCCGTATGTTCGATGTAAGAATGTaccgagcgggaaaagcgacTGCGCTGGACGTGAAGGGTAAAAGGTGATGAGGAAGGGGGTAGAGGGGGCgggggagagaagaaaacccCCACCGAGAACTCGCGGGGGATGAGAAAGCGAAGCTGCGCTATTTTGGGTAGTTGCAATTTCTGCCCCGCTTTTGCGACTACATGCAaccaaaagaaagaagaaaaaaagcaacaaaaaataaaagaaagagaCACAACCGAGACGATTGTGAGGAGTGAAAAAGAACCCCAATCGGTCGCAGTGCCGTGCAATCGGTTCGGAATGTGGGTGTCCTTATATGCCCGAGTGCACACACCActgcaaaaaccaaacgctGCAAAGGTGTGGTCTCTCTGATCGTGAGGATGGAGGGGTAGTGGtagggcggggggggggggggtgttcggaaacggaaaaggcGGTTGGATGCGATTTCTCCGAGCACGCGCTGCCTTCCCTTGCCCAAGATGtaccacacacccacccactcatccCCTCTCCCAATGGGGTCGATTGAAATGATCTCATCGAAACCGGTCGGCCCCAcaccgctctctctctctccctctcactctctcttctCGGATGAGCTGAGGGCAATGAAAatccaaccacacacacactcgccgTGTGCCGTTTCCTGACGATATTCGGATGCTCGGTGAGAGCGTTTGAATTCTCGCTGGATGGATACATGACATCGTGACGTGATtagaaaaataagaaaaagaaaaataatgacaTCCCGGAAGAGGGGCCTGGAACACTCATGATCATGATCCACGCGTCAaaagacacacgcacacacgatcgCGAATGTGCATGGGGTCGCGAGGATCGATTAAACGGTGGCGTTCATCACGCGGTACACGCGTGCGTCTCACGCTCTCACCATGCAGTGGTTCTCACCCTCATGCCCACTGCCGTCATGTTTCGCCATTTGATTGTTAATTTATCGATCTTCCGCTGcgtgtgggggtttttgtgatacaaaattgaaaaagcaGATaccaaaagaacaaaaagccAACCCACTGCACATCGCGgagtgtgcgcgcgtgcgcaATGCATCTCCAAACTCACTCACCCAGCGTGAGAACAAGAGCGAAGCGTGGTGAGATGATCATCACGAGCGGTACTCACGGCTCACGGGAAGCTGCCAAAAGCGCTCACCACGGtccacgctctctctctctctctctcgttggtgtgcgtgcgcaACCGAGCGAGTTGGTTTCCCCCCAGGCTAGCTGATTGATCGTCAGCGCTGGACGCACTTTTAGCGCTCTCGAACACGCGCCTACACGCGGTGTTTTCTGACGGgtgcgtttgcgtgcgtgtgtaagTAGCCCGAACGCCGGAGAAGAAAGGTAGCACCgacctttttttgggggggattGCCTTCATTATCAGCCATTTTGCGGCACACACCCGATCAGGCGGAAGGGAAAGCAGCACACCGGGCTTTATCGACTGAACACCGAGGGATGTAAGGGaggaggggagggaggggggggtgaGGCTGGGTGGTTCACGATCGGTGATTTTCCGTGCCGAAGGAGTGAGAGaagaacaaagaaaacaacaaaaaaaaacgaaaccattttCGAAAGGAGAGCACgcgcttttgttgttgctattcCCAAAGGGTGAAGATCGATTCGAAAACGCTTACAATCGCTGCATGTTACAGCAGTTtcatgcaaaaacaaatatgtTAATAAAATACCAATCATTCGATGAATCATACGATGGGGTACGAGCCAAAATAAATCGCGAAAAAGTAAACCCCCACGCCCGATTGCCGAGCACATGACGTTTTGCCTGACgtcaccaaacaaaaacaaataaatacgaCATTCAAAATGCACGGCTCGACTAAACGGTCCAGGTTCGCGTATGTGGGCTAAACGCTCACTTTTCTCCGTCGTTGGATGATCGAACTGGCAAGCAAATGTTCTATTTCACATTCCCTACGGCGTAGGGCCTACGCTAAATgcgaaaacaaactcccaGGGGCCTCCCACGGACCGGGCGAAAACATTGAACTCCTGCGCCAAGAGTGTTACGGCGCGTGTTCACCTATCGGACAGAATAAGGGAGTTGACACTCGGTCAGAATGATGATGAGCTTGTTGGTTTGATCCGAGtaatggacacgcaaaacttacgtggtgtttattgcactcgtttgtacaGCCTGGtccgataggtggacacgcgccattaaaCGCAACACCGATGAAAGCCTACAGCTGGAGTCAGCCACACGCCGGGTGGGTTATATTTTCCAACACAGGAAATTGCACGCCAATGGCTAGTGGGCATTTGTCTTCCCTcccggtttgtgtgtgtgtgtttacctGCACATGCACCGGGGCTCGTATCTCGCCCTTCCAGCTTTGGGGAGATAAACCAATATCATCTTTTCACGAGATGTTTCTTGATTAGGGAGTTCGAAGCTACCGCGAGAAATACCGCGTGCCTCTCCAGTGCGTGCGTTTGGGTGTGTGCACGCGCCCCAAAACACaggaaaaacacgcgcacacacacgcaagcgcGCGATTTCGGTTCACCGGAAGGAAAAGTGTAGAGATGGGCATGCGTGCGTGGGGGACCGGGTGGCGGACGCACCTCCCCCGCCACTCGGGCGTTTCCGGGCAAAGGTgatacgaaaataaaaatgatttcacACCGCAACGATGGAgtgcgaaagaagaaaaaaaaacggtcagCGAAATTGTACGCCAACAACCGGTGGTGAAATGCGACCATAGCCGTTTCGCGGGTGAGTGGTGAGATGAGTGTGAGCATCTTCTACGCCGGCCTAAAACACGGCTCACCACCATTCGGTGGTGAGTGCCAGAACCCAACCGTGAGCAATATGCATGCCGGCGTCGCGagcgtgtgttggtgcgttAGATGCAAAAGTGAAAAAGCAAGCGTCGAATTGGGCGAAAAATCTCACGAAGCGACGAAAAAGATCGCACGCACGGccgatccggttccggtttttgTGAGTTCTCATCCGCAGTTTGAATGATCGGCGGAACCGTTTTTGACTTACCCATCGCTGGCGGATGCTTCGCAACGTCTTCCTCGGGTTCGCTGGCGACCATTTTAGAATGTACCGCTTATTGCGGGCAGCTGGCTAGTTGCGATGAGAGTGTGGTTGGAAGGTGCGAAACAATCAGTACACCTATGTCGCTCTTCTCTTCGTTCGGCGGGCGCTCTACGGGgaacaataataacaacaaaaattgGCAATAAGATGATAGCGGAGTGAAATTGTAACGCGTTATGCTTTTTGTAGGCCCGCGCCCTCGCCTAGCCCACCAACACACTCGatccacacgcacacgggcACCATGCACGCACTCTTTTcactctcgcgctctctctctctctctcgccatcGCTCTAGCGGGATCCAAATGAAACCGACTCGCACGCGCACAGTCGTATGCGTTTTGAATGTCTCGGCccgatgtgtgcgtgtgccgtcGGTGTGGAGTGCGTGCATGTTCAtacgtgtttcttttttcgtttttctttgcgtagGTGCTAGATGGTTGCCTCGGAACCGCCGAAACACCGCTGGAGTGAAGAAATAGTCAAGCATCGTCCAACGGATGGCTACTAAAATGCGCATCCGGCGTGGCACCCGCCATTGATGCGATGGCGTCCTAACGGTGACCTACCGGTGCACACAAACATGGGGAGCAAGGCTCGCAACACACACTGAAAGCGTGGCCTCGCGCGATGCTGCGTATACGTACGTTTTTGATTTGCTCCTGTGGCCGGAATTCCGTTGCTAGGATGGTGGGTTTGATGGTCGGTAACCTGGTAAGGATATCGGGTTTATCACTACGTACTCGCGTGTACGTATACTACCCggtctcacacacacgcacactacgAAAGCCGCAAATCCTTGCCGCgggcacacgcgcgcgcgcacacacaagtGCACGATGTCACCGGACTTTCCGCTTACTGCTCAGATTAAGGATAGCAAGGAGCGGATGATATTCGAGGTTATGATACAAGCGCAAAAATGCAATTGTCCTTGCCTAACGGAACCGACCGGTGACAAAACGTGATCGAACCGTTAGAAATCGTTACTCAACGCGGGAACTTCGAAAAAACACGTCCAAGCACACTGAAGGTAGAATTCGAAATGCGTTGCAATGAACAACGAGTGTGCGAGTTGCGAGCGACGCGGCTacttttatttctctctcgttttttttctcgttctctctcgcgcgcgcgtggagtGTTTGTCATTGGGTCATTACATTTATTCTGTTTACTACTCTACATAATTGAACTCTAATCGCAACAATTTTAAAGTCAAACAACGatgaaatatcaaaacaaataaagatTTTTTAATAACACTAGAAATAGAAAAATGGGGCTATAGATTGCACGCCATGTATCATATTCGATATTATATTGACTAGCAATAATTCcagtatgaaataaaaaaaccacaaagtGATAGAAACATTAATTTAACCATCAAATCGATCCAAACATGAATTGTTCGATATTAGTTGTCGTTTTAAAGCAGCATATTCCCACTGTGGCTCTCTTGTTGAACGGAACTTCTCGGATCAGGTCTCTCTTGCTCACGAACTGAATCtgtttcactctctttcttcttccgcTCACGCATAATAAATACATCACTTATTTGGGGTTCATTGTAGCCCTGATTTCGAGATGTCAAGATTTTTGAGGTTACAGTGGTGAATAACGTCAAATGGTGAATTTGCAATGCGTGAAAGAATAATAAAGATAAACTGAAATGTCCGTTGATAGAATTGAATCAAATGCTATTCCGTAAAtagtaacaaataaaatgtaacatttgttAAGGTGCACTGCTGTACATCTAAGAGacatttataaataatttataaataaaacagtaTGACGTTATAATAGCATGCAAATTATGTAGTACATGTATAGTATTACTGTTAAGGTTTACCAGCATAAAACATAGTGGTGATTCAGGTTCATACCagttttcataattttatttaagcTTCAACCATGCGCATGTAATTGTCTGCcgcaataataaaattttaaatacaatcaaatcaaaccattCTGTGAATggattatatatatatgtatatatatatatatatatatatatatatatatatatatatatatatatatatatatatatatatatatatatatatatatatatatatatatatatatatatatatatatatatatatatatatatatatatatatatataaactaTCCTAAAAGTCGTCACTTGTCGGAAGCCAAAATGCCATGTTAGTGCAAGCGGACGCCAGCATCATAAACTTGGGATTAAACTTCACGCATTGCACCGGACCAGAATGATCGCCATTAAGGACACAAATTTTATACCCGGTGTCGGCATGCCACACATGCACTCGACCATCTGTGCTGCCGGAAAATACAAACTGTGAGTCCGGACTGAAAGAAGCTTCAATGGGAGTTCCCTTGTTGTTGAAAAGTCCTGTGGAAGAATTTGGAAGAATTATGGCTACACTTCCCACGTGTATAATTGCGAGCGCTTACCAGTGAAAGTCTGTAAAGGCGTTCCATGAAATGCATCGATCAGTCGTATTATTGACCCATTCGTACTGATAAGGATCGTCTTGCCATCCCTTGAAAATTTCAACCCTATCCAGTCACACTGCTTCTCCTGGTTAAGTTTGAAAGTAACGAATGGTCCTTTATCGAACGATCGAAGATCGTACAGCTTAATGCATTCCGAGTTGACACCGGCCGCAAAGATGAGACCCTCCGGATCGTAAGCTGCAACAGGTCGTCCGTTCAGCTGTATTACCCCCTGGCAGTTGGGCGAACGGAGGTCCCACAGCCGGAGCGTTTGATCGAGCGAACCGGACAGGAAAGTATCCTCCACCGGGGACACATTCAGCGAGATAACCTTCTTGGTGTGTCCGGGAAAGTATCGCAGGTATTTATTGTCATGCAGGCTCAGGTACCGGATAGTGTCGTCCACCTTTGTCGAACTGTGTATCGCCATGTTGTTGGTGTGTGTAAAATGAATTTGATCTACTCCGTACTTCTTGGAGTTAACCGTTCGAATCTGCGTGCCTTTCTCGCAATCATACAGTACAATCTGATCGTCTTCACTGCACGAGATGAGCATCTCGCCATTGGCAGTAAAGTTGAGggaattaattttatcggTGTTCTCGCGGAATACCTTCGCAACCTTGAAACTCCGCACGACGGAATCAATCAGTTTCATTTTCGGTACATCCATTTATCTCGGTTTTGCGTTAGAAAGATTTAAAAGATTCACACATAGACACTGCTTGTTTGCTGTTCAAATGGGTTTTAACGGCGAAGAGAAACTACCGAGCCGTGGAAGCCGGCGCAGCTGCCATTGGTTAACACTCACAGTAAATTGGCGTGCCTTGACGCTTTGCTGTCAAAACAATTGcggaaacgaaaaccaaacaaactcCCCTCTTTTTAGGGTTTCAGCAGCCCTGCTGCACCGTGAAATGTTGAACTATGAAGCGCAAAGTGGTCAATTTTaaggaaaatgcaatttattaaaaaaaggcacattttTGGAATACAATTTACTTACAATACACCAGTAAACTATCTCCACAGCATtattaaaagagaaaaaaaacaatacaattgggagaaaactattttttactaatttttttaaaattcctCACATGTCTATTTGTCGAGCAATTGGAAAACGAACATTTGGAGGCGGTATATAAACGTAATATTTTGCTAGAGAAGTATCAGCATTTTTATCAAGTATAGTAGGGCATTCATGAAATAGTTTGTTTATAATGatcatatataaaaaaatataattctCTACATAATTTAACGGCCTGTGGTTGTGACATATGTGCATTTTGACGTTTTAGTTCGACAGTAGCTATTCGTGGATATAAAAGAACAGTGTGGACGATTCTTTTGAATGCCGTGGATTGTTGCAGATCTCTGCGTTCCAGTGAAAACAATCCTTCGTTGCAATACGTTGTTTattgtgcgcgtgtttttggTTGTGTAAATCCCGCTTTTTTATGAAgttatcgcacacagtttcTCATCCTAacatttgtatgttttgtgcGTTGTTTGAATACGAAGTAAAGTTAaactgaaattaatttaatcttTTACATTGTAGGCTTTACACCGTAAGCTGTATTGTCGCTGCCTCCTGTGATTCATAGCAAGAGCAAATCGACTATCGTACGCGATCGATTTCGAAAAACCCATCGCAATTGTGACACACAGGCATTGTCATTGCGAGCAAGGCATCCCATCGGTCTTTCAAAACACAGCACAATGGAACAGAATGACGAAGCTGGACCGTCTAGTGATCGCTCAAAGTGGATCACCCTAAACGTTGGTGGTAAAATTTTCACCACAACCCGGCTGACGCTGACAAACCGCGAACCGGACAGTATGATCGCTCGGATGTTTGCGCAGGATCAGATGAACCCGTCGGAACGCGATGCACAGGGTGCGTACCTCATCGATCGCAACGGGCAGTACTTCCAGCCGATTTTAGACTATCTGCGCCACGGACAAATCATCTGCGACCAGCATGTGAACCTGCTGGGAATCATAGAGGAGGCTCGCTATTACGGGCTCGAGGGGCTGATACAGCTTATCCACAACAACCAGAAAGAGGACGTCATGCTCACGCGGTTGGACGTAATGCGGATCCTCGTCTCGTCACCGCACATGTCCGAGCTGCGCTTCCAGGGTGTTTACCTCGCCGGCATGGACTTATCGAATCTCGATCTCACCAACATTAACTTCAAATTTGCCTGCCTGGCGAACTGCAACCTGACGAACGCGAACCTCAGCCACTGCCTGCTGGAGCGCGCTGATCTGCGGCACGCCATTTTGGACGGAGCAAAGCTGGGCTCGGTGCTGGCGATGTGCGCAGATCTGGAGAATGCCTCGCTCCGGAACTGCGACTTCACTGATCCGGTTCATGGGTCGTGCAACCTGGAGAGTGCCAACTTGAAGGGGGCTACGATTGAAGGCAGCGCCATGGATGGTGTCAATTTGCGCGTGGCCAACCTGAAGTTCACCAACATGCGCAACTGCACACTGATCGATGCCAATATGGCTGGTGCCAACTTGGAGGTAATTTTCGATGGAACGTTGGTGGTTTCGGAAAGCTCATTCGTTCTCATATCCACAGGGCAGCGACTTGTCCGGAAGCAATCTGAAAGGTGCAAATCTTCGTGGTGCCAACCTAAAGGACGCACAGCTAGAGCTGATGATGGCCCCGATCCATCTGACGCAGATAGATATATATTGAACTGTTATTAGAGATATTAAGTAAGCGCGCGATGAACAATATTCGAGAACTGAACCTAAACAGTAAGAAGCGCACTATCGACACAGCGTGAATGCAGGGCTTTTGATTACATCGTTCGTAAACCCACGTTGTTaaaagtttcctttttttacgcCGCACGTTAAGAAGCAATATTGCGATTTGTGTGAGTTGCCTTACCGGACGGAGCTGTACATACATTTGAAGCGTTAGGTAGCGAAAACAGGCGCAACGAACGACATGCCATCGAAACTGCTAACGAGATACCAGCAGTTTATACGAAtgtattaattttctttttccaacgtTACACTTTAAGTGGCGGATCGCTATATTTTCTTACCtttgtttgaatttctttCTCGGCACGGATAATCATTCCAGTGTTCACAATTATATTAACTGACAATTTCATTATCGTTACTAACATGAGCCAGCAGCCAGAATTTATTACTTTCATACTCGTCAGAATTGGATTATGTTGAATTTTGCTTAGAAAAACTAGAAAAGTTTCGATGAGGCTCATAATATCTTATTTCTTACTTTGTATTGTTTCATGAATAAAATTGACATGAAAACTTAATATACAATCGTTGTTATTTAAGCGTTGTGTTTGATATATTTAGGTATGGCCTGTTTCATAGGTAAGGGTTCTACCTACTAGTTAGTAACGCAGTTAATTTAAGTGataaaagtgattttattttcctataTCTATACGCATGCATGGAATATAAAATCCCCCCTTCTATCAGCGTTCTCCTGTTCGCGTTGGCAGTCGATGCAGTGGACTTTGTTCGATAGTTCTCTACGCTTCCGTAGGGTCGATGTTTGGCCTTAGAAACCCTACCATCCGTTTGTGATTGCCCTAACCTAGACTAAACATCCGTTCGCGCAGCTTGTGCGCACGTTGCTGATGAGACAAATTCATCGTCTTCCGGACGTTGCGTTGGGGCG
This genomic interval from Anopheles nili chromosome X, idAnoNiliSN_F5_01, whole genome shotgun sequence contains the following:
- the LOC128728869 gene encoding BTB/POZ domain-containing protein KCTD9, which produces MIARMFAQDQMNPSERDAQGAYLIDRNGQYFQPILDYLRHGQIICDQHVNLLGIIEEARYYGLEGLIQLIHNNQKEDVMLTRLDVMRILVSSPHMSELRFQGVYLAGMDLSNLDLTNINFKFACLANCNLTNANLSHCLLERADLRHAILDGAKLGSVLAMCADLENASLRNCDFTDPVHGSCNLESANLKGATIEGSAMDGVNLRVANLKFTNMRNCTLIDANMAGANLEGSDLSGSNLKGANLRGANLKDAQLELMMAPIHLTQIDIY
- the LOC128728520 gene encoding uncharacterized protein LOC128728520; this encodes MVASEPEEDVAKHPPAMESNEATTPSKASYRQEVWTAMRIRLFPQGLPSNNFINRKIPFFPEAEQTAERLAETPEFKEAKNVKVNIDMAQETVKLIALKTNKTLFVAPSQKSDYLYAKIKMPKGGGGEEEEVSLVQQKRIVKMLGGEDTYEELGIDQMEPLDMVVVGCVAVSQTGQRIGKGNGYVDLEIAILMSLGAITAKTVIATTVADEQLYDTLPNELFQPYDFTVDLIVTPTRVVRVPPRKEPRAIGVQWNLLSSRRLEVVRVLKRMKERLEAEGQVIVLKEEDTDVESFRKTRTHGGATGGHSERRRTNNRRRRYTRNGHADSKEGDEAGEGEAGGERGSGRMRRKRFNTRRNRNTGHEGGPEYEQKDGENGGSSEPRPQDAPKQGGRMRTGGKARSGGGPGGGPPEARPNRQPKPHLQAGVRIRVSNMFSVRFKDFKDELRARDCYPAKINKGRYGKCMLIFSKQDDAEEQTLADELLQKLAHMRIAVPQKGGAEPKQVELKCELLQRRRHDGGYSARMEKESPLYGAKELVASAEERSAKAVAAAVEAVSLTGQFLQLPNCLQDVAEVADRIADTASEAARFSLEVALIIHNAAARMAAKFELPTTAIATADKQPPADEPATPRDAKRALLRGAVQAATDAAKATTSAAEETVSLTLDVAKVPKEEAAAVATKVAEAANVTTKAAGAAVSALKTMLKVVAEVAEVLLPGGETQEDDKLDINRVKE
- the LOC128728521 gene encoding WD repeat-containing protein 82-like, producing MKLIDSVVRSFKVAKVFRENTDKINSLNFTANGEMLISCSEDDQIVLYDCEKGTQIRTVNSKKYGVDQIHFTHTNNMAIHSSTKVDDTIRYLSLHDNKYLRYFPGHTKKVISLNVSPVEDTFLSGSLDQTLRLWDLRSPNCQGVIQLNGRPVAAYDPEGLIFAAGVNSECIKLYDLRSFDKGPFVTFKLNQEKQCDWIGLKFSRDGKTILISTNGSIIRLIDAFHGTPLQTFTGLFNNKGTPIEASFSPDSQFVFSGSTDGRVHVWHADTGYKICVLNGDHSGPVQCVKFNPKFMMLASACTNMAFWLPTSDDF